Proteins from a single region of Lysinibacillus sp. JNUCC-52:
- a CDS encoding GntR family transcriptional regulator, which produces MNNYLSLKDHVYNYIVDQINNGNLIAGKKVNESAISESLNVSRTPVREALIQLSSEGLLENVPRKGFVIKNLTTEEAKETYFIIGALDGLAAALAAPFLTEKHMNEMEFYIQSIDLAINTGNFSMYHKMQEAFHGVYLSVCPNKSLVNLLLQLEKKFLKNFHHADEPEITKKRLSQTNNEHRKMVELFKKGEIAELERYMKEVHWNIDKAELIPL; this is translated from the coding sequence ATGAATAATTATTTATCGCTAAAAGACCATGTTTATAATTATATCGTAGATCAAATTAATAACGGTAATCTGATTGCTGGAAAAAAGGTGAATGAAAGTGCTATTAGCGAAAGCCTAAATGTCAGCAGGACACCAGTCAGAGAGGCATTAATACAACTTTCTTCCGAAGGGTTACTAGAAAATGTGCCAAGAAAAGGTTTTGTTATTAAAAACCTTACGACGGAAGAAGCCAAAGAAACGTATTTTATTATCGGGGCATTGGATGGCTTGGCTGCTGCTTTAGCTGCACCTTTTTTAACCGAGAAACATATGAATGAGATGGAGTTTTATATTCAAAGTATCGATTTAGCCATTAATACTGGCAATTTTTCGATGTATCATAAAATGCAGGAAGCTTTTCATGGCGTATATTTATCGGTTTGTCCTAATAAAAGTCTTGTAAACTTGCTATTACAATTAGAAAAGAAATTTTTAAAAAATTTCCATCATGCAGATGAGCCAGAAATTACAAAAAAACGACTTTCTCAAACAAACAACGAACATCGAAAAATGGTCGAGCTATTTAAAAAAGGTGAAATAGCTGAATTAGAGAGATACATGAAAGAAGTACATTGGAATATTGATAAAGCAGAGCTTATACCGCTTTAG
- a CDS encoding YfcC family protein — MSTKEKQKGINFPHVYIMFMLVMLLVVLLSWIVPSGEYERIVNPETGITELNTDNFSYVEQAKPIGFMDFFTALHNGVVQSADIIVMLLFASGALFILEKSGAIAAGIHKLLSVAAGKEKLIIISLLVLFSVLGTIGFGEGGIPFIPLAMAVVMGLGYDRITAFAIPTVGLAIGFTAGVVNFYTTGVSQTIVGLPIYSGLAFRIVALIVFIIISMIYILRYANKTKADPSKSIVAVEYLEEIENTKTAEYEEEEFTMSRKLALLGLVVVLVGSAFGAIKLGWGMPELSAVYAIYAVLLVIILKLKPSDAAETFGVGAARLLPTGLAIGFARSVMILMTQAQIIDTAVHSLSNILNNTGTIITLLVLFIVVIFFNFFVVSGSGKAIILMPIMGPLGKILGINQQVMVVVYQFGDGFTNYLWPTSGGLMAALGMSNVSYSAWVKFSMKLFLILHFAAFVLILIAHYMGLGPF; from the coding sequence ATGTCAACAAAGGAAAAACAAAAGGGCATTAATTTCCCACATGTTTACATAATGTTTATGCTCGTTATGCTACTAGTTGTATTACTATCGTGGATTGTTCCGAGTGGGGAGTATGAACGGATAGTAAATCCAGAAACGGGTATTACCGAACTAAATACCGACAATTTTTCGTATGTGGAGCAAGCAAAGCCGATAGGATTTATGGATTTTTTCACTGCTTTACATAACGGAGTTGTGCAATCAGCAGATATTATTGTGATGTTGCTGTTTGCAAGTGGAGCGCTATTTATACTTGAAAAGTCTGGTGCAATAGCAGCAGGTATCCATAAATTATTAAGCGTCGCAGCAGGAAAAGAAAAATTAATTATTATCTCATTGCTCGTATTGTTCTCCGTATTAGGTACAATTGGATTCGGAGAAGGGGGTATTCCGTTCATTCCGCTTGCAATGGCAGTCGTAATGGGATTGGGATATGACCGCATCACAGCTTTCGCTATCCCAACAGTAGGTTTAGCTATTGGTTTTACCGCAGGGGTTGTTAATTTCTATACGACTGGTGTAAGTCAAACGATTGTTGGTTTACCTATCTATTCTGGACTAGCATTCCGTATCGTTGCATTAATTGTTTTTATTATTATTTCAATGATTTACATTTTGCGCTATGCAAATAAAACGAAGGCAGATCCAAGTAAAAGTATTGTTGCTGTTGAATATTTAGAGGAAATTGAAAATACAAAAACAGCTGAGTATGAAGAAGAAGAATTTACTATGTCAAGAAAGTTGGCATTACTAGGTTTAGTTGTCGTGTTAGTTGGTAGCGCATTTGGGGCTATCAAGCTAGGATGGGGGATGCCTGAACTTTCTGCTGTCTATGCAATTTATGCTGTTTTACTAGTCATTATTTTAAAACTTAAACCAAGTGATGCTGCTGAAACATTTGGCGTTGGGGCAGCGAGACTTTTACCTACAGGACTTGCAATCGGGTTTGCTCGTTCGGTAATGATTTTGATGACGCAAGCACAAATCATTGATACAGCGGTACATTCATTATCAAATATATTAAACAATACGGGAACGATTATTACATTATTAGTATTATTTATCGTTGTTATTTTCTTTAACTTCTTCGTTGTTTCGGGAAGTGGAAAGGCAATAATTTTAATGCCGATTATGGGGCCATTAGGAAAAATATTAGGCATTAACCAACAAGTAATGGTTGTAGTGTATCAATTCGGTGATGGCTTTACGAATTATTTATGGCCAACTTCTGGTGGGCTTATGGCAGCGCTTGGTATGTCAAATGTCAGCTATTCTGCTTGGGTTAAATTTTCAATGAAACTATTCCTTATCCTACATTTCGCGGCATTTGTTTTAATATTAATTGCACATTATATGGGGTTAGGACCATTTTAA
- a CDS encoding S8 family peptidase, producing the protein MSLIIFFLCNVAFGQLVIKSDNQYIKVAVLDSGINKELDFFQGVVFEEVNLIHPGEKIVDDFNHGTPVAGIIIGEGDAPIGRKLKIYDIKLLDEKGNGSIEDLIEAIKWCMDKKVDFMNISFGFQTQNAELESIIEKAIEQGITIVAAAGNTYGLATDYPAKLDGVLSIGSMNEKNKRSSFSAIGKIDYVFKGEDVQSINNNGQASVFTGTSFAAAYATHLFIQLKETYKEVETKDFNSFIQQYTVTKDFWNEAEYGKGTIFIQ; encoded by the coding sequence TTGTCACTGATTATTTTCTTCCTTTGTAATGTTGCCTTCGGACAATTGGTAATTAAAAGTGATAACCAATATATAAAAGTAGCTGTACTGGATAGTGGTATTAATAAAGAGTTGGATTTCTTTCAAGGCGTCGTATTTGAAGAAGTCAATCTCATTCATCCTGGTGAAAAGATTGTTGATGATTTTAATCATGGTACGCCAGTCGCGGGAATTATTATAGGGGAAGGTGATGCTCCAATTGGTAGAAAGTTAAAAATATATGATATTAAATTGTTAGATGAAAAGGGCAATGGTTCAATTGAGGATTTAATAGAAGCTATTAAATGGTGTATGGATAAAAAGGTAGATTTTATGAATATTAGTTTTGGCTTTCAAACGCAAAATGCTGAACTAGAATCTATTATTGAAAAAGCAATAGAGCAAGGGATTACCATTGTCGCCGCCGCTGGCAATACATATGGTTTAGCAACCGACTACCCAGCAAAATTGGATGGTGTACTGTCCATCGGTTCAATGAATGAAAAAAATAAACGATCATCTTTTTCAGCTATTGGAAAAATTGATTATGTTTTTAAGGGGGAAGATGTACAAAGTATTAATAATAATGGTCAAGCATCTGTCTTTACAGGAACCTCTTTTGCAGCTGCTTATGCAACACATCTATTCATTCAGTTGAAAGAGACATATAAAGAAGTTGAGACAAAAGATTTTAACTCATTTATACAACAATATACTGTGACAAAAGATTTTTGGAATGAAGCTGAATATGGCAAAGGTACAATATTTATACAATAA
- a CDS encoding amino acid ABC transporter ATP-binding protein, with the protein MALLEVSNLKKSFGELEVLKTITFNIEKNDVVAVIGPSGSGKSTMLRSLIHLEEINGGSISVDGDYLVKDGAYAKQQDIKKITAKMGMVFQHFNLFPHLTVQQNLEIAPGLLKTESSDAIARRCQDLLQKIGLADKANAYPANLSGGQKQRVAIARALMMNPQILLFDEPTSALDPELTGEVLKVMKDLAEDHMTMIVVTHEMGFAREVANKVVFMDGGDIIEANHPEAFFTNPQHERTKAFLQRNLK; encoded by the coding sequence ATGGCACTGCTTGAAGTATCGAATTTGAAGAAATCCTTTGGCGAGTTAGAGGTGCTAAAGACGATCACATTTAATATAGAAAAAAACGATGTCGTAGCTGTTATTGGTCCTTCGGGATCTGGTAAAAGTACCATGCTTCGAAGCTTAATTCATTTAGAAGAAATCAATGGGGGAAGCATTTCTGTCGATGGTGACTATTTAGTCAAAGACGGTGCATATGCCAAGCAACAGGATATTAAAAAAATTACGGCAAAAATGGGTATGGTATTTCAGCATTTTAACCTATTCCCACATTTAACAGTACAGCAAAATCTTGAAATAGCACCAGGCTTACTAAAAACAGAGTCATCAGATGCTATTGCACGTCGCTGTCAAGATTTACTGCAAAAAATCGGGCTTGCGGACAAAGCGAATGCGTACCCAGCGAATTTATCTGGTGGGCAAAAACAACGAGTTGCCATAGCGCGAGCACTCATGATGAATCCACAAATACTATTATTTGATGAGCCAACTTCCGCACTCGATCCAGAACTGACAGGTGAAGTATTAAAGGTAATGAAGGATTTAGCAGAAGATCATATGACAATGATCGTTGTAACGCACGAAATGGGCTTTGCACGCGAAGTCGCAAACAAGGTTGTCTTTATGGATGGCGGCGACATTATCGAGGCAAACCATCCAGAAGCTTTCTTCACTAATCCACAGCATGAGCGGACAAAAGCATTTTTACAAAGGAATTTGAAATAA
- a CDS encoding SEC-C domain-containing protein → MVKRNDPCPCGSGKKYKKCCEGKQQVTVEAVAIEELERVLQTFYLEYPERKDVRAYIEHVGTWQPKLESVLQRELIEAIALDDFFFHQEPSIWKGYLKKTKKKTVRPSTLKVLEGWSQPTLFIGTVTVVEEKYFKASHVLSNEEIYIRRENDKPIPEGMHVFAFILPDGTKQEAHYLAVSTLIFFPQDHEKVFVKLKENFEASNKKVQTFLKEDHLSFWELLVSNGYKGEEFTSFENGVIAQVKEFLEQNERETAPMLELLEDYLIEGQPSARKESAIAAGAIRYGQEKELFESLSLTVKEIAATFDISPSSLTKYYQDLSQYAATK, encoded by the coding sequence ATGGTAAAACGTAATGATCCATGCCCATGCGGTAGCGGCAAAAAATACAAAAAATGTTGTGAAGGTAAACAGCAAGTTACAGTGGAAGCTGTAGCAATCGAAGAACTAGAGCGTGTATTACAAACATTTTATCTAGAATATCCAGAACGCAAAGATGTTCGAGCTTATATCGAGCATGTTGGTACATGGCAGCCTAAATTAGAGAGCGTACTTCAACGTGAGCTTATTGAAGCGATTGCGTTAGACGACTTCTTCTTCCATCAAGAGCCATCTATTTGGAAAGGTTACTTAAAGAAAACGAAGAAAAAAACGGTTAGACCTTCTACTTTAAAAGTGCTAGAAGGCTGGTCACAACCAACATTATTTATCGGTACAGTGACTGTTGTAGAGGAGAAATATTTCAAAGCTAGTCATGTCCTATCAAATGAAGAAATTTATATTCGTCGCGAAAATGATAAGCCAATTCCTGAGGGAATGCATGTCTTTGCGTTCATCCTGCCAGATGGCACAAAGCAAGAAGCACATTATTTAGCGGTGTCTACTCTTATATTCTTCCCACAAGACCATGAAAAGGTATTTGTGAAGTTAAAAGAAAACTTTGAGGCTTCTAACAAAAAAGTTCAAACCTTCTTAAAAGAAGATCATCTTTCATTCTGGGAGCTACTTGTATCAAATGGCTACAAGGGTGAAGAATTTACAAGCTTTGAGAACGGTGTTATTGCGCAAGTAAAGGAATTTCTTGAGCAAAATGAGCGTGAAACAGCACCAATGCTTGAACTATTAGAGGATTACTTAATCGAAGGACAACCATCTGCACGTAAAGAATCGGCAATCGCAGCAGGTGCCATTCGCTACGGTCAAGAAAAAGAGCTATTTGAATCGCTTTCTTTAACCGTTAAAGAAATTGCAGCGACTTTTGATATCTCGCCATCCTCTTTAACAAAATACTATCAAGATTTAAGCCAATACGCTGCAACTAAATAA
- a CDS encoding M20 metallopeptidase family protein — protein sequence MNSKNFDLAKQLRHELHQHPELSNEEVWTKQHLIEFLKTYTKLVIVDKGNWFYAIYHAESAKQNIAFRADYDALPMDEVIDLPWASQFPGKAHKCGHDGHAATLAGFALEVDQLGADKNIFFLFQPAEETGDGAIQCVDFIKEHNIDEIFAYHNMSGLPYKTVGIIDGTALCASKGMTIHMKGSPTHASQPEKGINPAFAIANIVNEIPKFISPELNRGLVLCTVVQIDVGEHAFGIAASTGDLRLTIRALYEEELIKLQENLENFAKQQAQQYGLQVSFDYNDEFPETFNHKDSADKIRAVAKSEGMALLELEEAFRGSEDFGHFTKLTKGAYCFIGNGEDYPHVHTHEYDFRDELIESGVNLFKALIK from the coding sequence GTGAACAGTAAAAATTTTGATTTAGCCAAACAATTGCGTCACGAATTACATCAGCATCCAGAACTTTCAAATGAAGAAGTATGGACAAAACAGCATTTAATTGAGTTTTTGAAAACGTATACAAAGCTAGTGATTGTAGATAAAGGAAATTGGTTTTATGCCATTTATCATGCAGAATCGGCTAAGCAAAATATTGCTTTCCGTGCTGATTATGATGCACTACCGATGGATGAAGTGATTGATCTGCCATGGGCTTCTCAATTTCCAGGAAAAGCACACAAATGCGGTCATGATGGACATGCAGCGACACTAGCGGGATTTGCACTTGAAGTCGATCAACTAGGTGCTGACAAAAATATCTTTTTCCTTTTCCAGCCAGCTGAAGAAACAGGAGATGGGGCAATTCAATGTGTTGATTTCATTAAGGAGCATAATATCGATGAAATTTTCGCCTACCATAACATGAGTGGACTTCCTTACAAAACTGTTGGAATTATTGATGGTACTGCTTTATGTGCATCAAAAGGAATGACCATTCATATGAAAGGTTCACCTACACATGCTAGCCAGCCAGAAAAGGGCATCAATCCAGCGTTTGCCATTGCAAATATTGTGAATGAAATTCCTAAATTTATTTCCCCTGAACTAAATAGAGGACTTGTTCTTTGTACTGTAGTACAAATCGATGTAGGTGAACACGCTTTTGGAATTGCAGCATCGACAGGTGATCTTCGTTTAACAATACGTGCCCTTTATGAAGAAGAGCTAATTAAACTACAAGAAAACCTTGAAAATTTTGCAAAACAACAAGCACAACAATACGGGCTACAGGTAAGTTTTGATTATAATGATGAATTCCCAGAAACGTTCAACCACAAAGATAGTGCAGATAAAATACGTGCCGTTGCGAAATCTGAGGGGATGGCATTACTTGAACTAGAGGAAGCTTTCCGCGGTTCCGAAGATTTTGGCCATTTTACAAAGCTAACAAAGGGTGCTTATTGCTTCATCGGAAATGGAGAAGATTATCCACATGTTCATACACATGAGTATGATTTCCGTGATGAATTGATTGAATCAGGTGTGAATCTATTTAAAGCATTAATTAAATAA
- a CDS encoding SAR2788 family putative toxin has protein sequence MKWKKHFISIIIAGLLFANIGPNLIAAQEYDVVSDEPIVMVSIDNLHDVNPEEYQQELYDELNKNLVYSDDSTINIRNIEIYNSELLVQITFESETLKADLDIKFNSESEEIFIDSVIEENGIVEQNHYRVTMQQLEDDHYSTIFTDLETYETYEANPARLEASIIHAIVYRIGSAIIHYTVTKIGTKKILQIGKRSFYSKSKDAAKKAVANFTDITLDVGGGKKVYFTKAKMRHILERHHPNYWTGNEKKTFFDPDLSVNDIKNIVTTVINNNKSAISRQLYKQQKISVRSKVNGIEYEVNFNGHGHVSTAYPVGK, from the coding sequence ATGAAATGGAAAAAACACTTCATATCTATTATTATTGCAGGGTTGCTATTTGCAAATATTGGGCCCAATTTGATTGCTGCACAGGAATATGATGTAGTGTCTGATGAGCCTATTGTGATGGTTTCTATAGATAATTTACATGACGTTAATCCAGAAGAATACCAACAAGAACTATACGATGAATTAAATAAAAATCTTGTTTATTCAGACGATAGCACGATAAATATTCGGAATATTGAAATATATAATAGTGAATTACTTGTCCAAATAACTTTTGAGTCTGAGACTTTGAAAGCGGATTTAGACATCAAGTTTAATAGTGAAAGCGAAGAAATATTCATCGATAGTGTTATCGAAGAAAACGGCATTGTAGAGCAAAACCATTATCGTGTGACGATGCAACAACTAGAAGATGACCATTACAGTACAATCTTTACGGATTTAGAAACGTATGAAACGTATGAAGCCAATCCTGCAAGGTTAGAGGCATCGATAATACATGCCATTGTATACAGAATCGGTAGTGCGATTATTCATTATACAGTAACAAAAATCGGGACTAAGAAAATCCTGCAAATTGGCAAACGCTCATTTTACAGCAAGTCAAAAGATGCAGCGAAAAAAGCTGTAGCCAACTTTACAGATATCACGTTGGATGTAGGCGGTGGTAAAAAGGTTTATTTTACGAAAGCTAAAATGAGACACATTCTAGAAAGACATCATCCGAATTATTGGACTGGAAATGAGAAAAAGACATTTTTTGATCCAGATTTATCGGTTAATGATATTAAAAATATTGTCACAACAGTAATTAATAATAATAAATCTGCTATATCTAGACAGTTATATAAACAGCAAAAGATAAGTGTTCGATCCAAAGTAAACGGAATTGAATACGAAGTTAATTTCAATGGACATGGGCATGTTAGTACAGCATACCCTGTTGGAAAATAA
- a CDS encoding amino acid ABC transporter permease, with protein MADYWQTMILPMLDGAKMTVLLFIIAILVSIPLGFLLTLAVKSRIKPLSWFAQTYIYIMRGTPLLLQLLLICFGLPMVPVIGEYMVLDRFVAACLGFILNYAAYFAEIFRGGLLAIDKGQYEAAQVLGLSKWQTTTRIILPQMFRVALPALSNESVTLIKDTALLYAVAVPELLHFAQTAVNRDFTIVPFFIAGAIYLVMTLVLTVFFKWLEKRFKFE; from the coding sequence ATGGCGGATTACTGGCAAACAATGATTTTGCCGATGCTTGATGGCGCAAAAATGACGGTGCTGCTGTTCATTATAGCCATACTTGTATCGATTCCACTTGGATTCTTACTTACATTAGCGGTAAAAAGTCGTATCAAACCATTGTCTTGGTTTGCTCAAACGTATATATACATCATGCGTGGTACACCGCTGTTACTACAATTGCTATTAATTTGTTTCGGTTTACCAATGGTACCTGTGATTGGAGAATATATGGTCCTGGATCGCTTTGTTGCCGCATGTCTTGGCTTTATTTTAAATTACGCTGCCTATTTTGCAGAAATATTCCGAGGTGGCTTATTGGCAATCGACAAAGGGCAATACGAAGCGGCACAAGTACTAGGCTTGTCAAAATGGCAAACAACGACACGCATTATTTTGCCACAAATGTTTCGTGTAGCGTTACCTGCATTATCGAATGAATCGGTTACATTAATTAAAGACACGGCACTTCTTTACGCGGTAGCTGTACCAGAATTGTTGCATTTTGCACAAACAGCTGTAAATCGTGACTTTACGATTGTGCCATTCTTTATTGCTGGCGCTATTTATTTAGTGATGACGCTTGTCTTAACGGTATTCTTTAAGTGGTTAGAAAAACGTTTTAAATTTGAATAG
- a CDS encoding M20 metallopeptidase family protein, with protein MNILEHSKKYEEQIIKDRRYLHQYPEIGFELPNTQKYIQQRLDEMGIAHKQCGVVPPEIKEKYEIAGFGSQDQCTGVVATIGQGTPCILLRADMDALPIQEEVDCEFISKNPGVMHACGHDSHVAMLLGAAQILKDHEAELQGTVKLLFQPGEEWGYGSKLMIDDGLLQNPKVDAAFGIHIMPDQQAGTLSVHKGTLTQAMDTYIVNIQGNGGHSSQPHKTIDSNMIMNQLYTSLNLLMTREADPNHSVTFSVGAMAGGTATNIIPDKAVLQGNMRSYDQQTRDHLCKRIPEMIDHTVKAWRGEYQTIEFHTPTTYNNPAFIDAITPFLENIVGAENIVDNGYLGGSEDFSYISQEVPSAFVVLGTGKEGEAPVHNPRMRQNEDVFKYGAALHANVAMEWLKQQHK; from the coding sequence ATGAATATTTTGGAACATTCTAAGAAATATGAAGAACAAATTATAAAAGATCGTCGCTATTTACATCAATATCCGGAAATTGGCTTTGAACTGCCAAATACACAAAAGTATATCCAACAACGCCTTGATGAAATGGGCATTGCCCATAAGCAATGTGGAGTGGTGCCACCTGAAATTAAAGAAAAATATGAAATAGCAGGGTTTGGTTCACAAGATCAATGTACAGGTGTAGTTGCAACAATTGGACAGGGGACACCTTGTATTCTTCTGCGTGCTGATATGGATGCATTGCCAATTCAAGAAGAAGTTGATTGTGAATTTATATCCAAAAATCCTGGTGTGATGCATGCTTGTGGTCACGATTCACATGTAGCAATGCTGTTAGGCGCTGCGCAAATTTTGAAGGACCATGAAGCGGAGTTACAAGGAACGGTTAAACTATTGTTCCAACCTGGGGAAGAGTGGGGGTATGGCTCTAAGCTAATGATTGATGATGGTTTGCTACAAAATCCAAAAGTGGATGCGGCATTTGGAATTCACATTATGCCAGATCAACAAGCAGGCACATTATCTGTCCATAAAGGAACATTAACACAAGCAATGGATACGTATATCGTCAATATTCAAGGGAATGGTGGACATAGCTCACAGCCCCATAAAACGATAGATTCCAATATGATTATGAATCAACTGTATACAAGTTTAAACCTATTAATGACACGGGAAGCAGATCCAAATCATAGTGTAACATTTTCAGTAGGTGCGATGGCTGGTGGTACTGCGACAAATATTATACCAGACAAAGCGGTATTACAAGGAAATATGAGAAGCTATGATCAACAAACACGTGACCATTTATGTAAACGCATCCCAGAGATGATAGACCATACTGTAAAAGCATGGCGTGGAGAATATCAGACAATTGAATTCCATACGCCAACAACATATAACAATCCAGCATTTATTGATGCGATAACGCCATTTTTAGAAAATATAGTAGGGGCCGAAAATATAGTAGATAATGGATACCTTGGAGGTTCAGAAGACTTTTCTTACATTTCGCAAGAAGTACCTTCTGCATTTGTTGTGCTAGGAACAGGAAAAGAAGGCGAAGCACCTGTGCACAACCCTCGTATGCGTCAAAATGAGGATGTATTTAAATATGGTGCTGCATTACATGCAAATGTGGCAATGGAATGGTTAAAACAACAGCATAAATAA
- a CDS encoding amino acid ABC transporter substrate-binding protein yields the protein MKRIFTILCMLTAVLALAACGTSGEKSSSTAGSKESDKSTEKVIIGIDDKFAPLGFRDDKNEIVGFDIDLARAAAEHMGVEAEFQPIDWKTKEAELISGRIDLIWNGYTITDERKEKVLFTKPYLENAQAVMTIKKSSINALSDLVGKEVGLQAQSSAAEALNANPIHKEVKNVTEFADNVLALTDLKTGRLDAVIIDAVVAEYYMTQEPDTFKLLDESLAPEQYGIGVKPGNEALLEKLQAALDKMNEDGTAAEISTKWFGEDKVLK from the coding sequence ATGAAGCGCATTTTCACAATACTATGCATGCTTACAGCGGTACTAGCTTTAGCAGCTTGCGGTACTTCTGGAGAAAAATCGAGTTCAACAGCTGGCTCGAAGGAATCAGATAAATCAACAGAAAAAGTAATAATCGGAATTGATGATAAGTTTGCACCTTTAGGATTCCGTGATGATAAAAACGAAATCGTTGGCTTTGATATTGACTTAGCACGTGCTGCTGCTGAACATATGGGAGTGGAAGCTGAATTCCAACCAATCGATTGGAAAACGAAAGAGGCTGAGTTAATTAGTGGCCGCATTGATTTAATTTGGAATGGTTATACAATTACAGACGAGCGTAAAGAAAAGGTATTATTCACAAAGCCTTATTTAGAAAATGCACAAGCAGTAATGACAATTAAAAAATCTTCTATTAACGCTCTAAGCGATTTAGTAGGAAAAGAAGTTGGACTTCAAGCACAGTCTTCTGCTGCAGAGGCGCTGAATGCAAACCCAATTCACAAAGAAGTGAAAAACGTCACAGAGTTTGCGGATAATGTGTTAGCCTTAACAGATTTAAAAACAGGCCGTTTAGATGCAGTCATTATTGATGCAGTGGTAGCAGAATACTACATGACGCAAGAACCTGACACATTCAAACTATTAGATGAATCATTAGCACCTGAGCAATATGGAATTGGTGTCAAACCAGGAAACGAAGCATTATTAGAAAAGCTACAAGCCGCTTTAGATAAAATGAATGAAGATGGTACAGCAGCAGAAATTTCTACAAAATGGTTTGGTGAAGATAAGGTGTTGAAATAG
- a CDS encoding ribonuclease HI family protein — MLEVYIDAASAGNPGPSGIGIFIKGEGHHVQISEYIGQTNNHIAEFTALVRGLEEAQKLGTSIVSVRSDSKVVVASIEKEYVKNEEFKPFLEQALKLASNFDLFFIKWIPDGQNKAADALARKAIIKEKN, encoded by the coding sequence ATGTTAGAGGTCTATATAGATGCGGCAAGTGCAGGTAATCCAGGTCCTAGCGGCATTGGCATTTTTATTAAAGGAGAAGGTCATCACGTTCAAATTAGTGAGTATATCGGTCAGACAAATAATCATATTGCAGAATTCACCGCGTTAGTACGCGGTCTAGAGGAAGCACAAAAGCTTGGTACAAGTATTGTCTCCGTCCGCTCCGATTCAAAGGTTGTCGTGGCATCTATAGAAAAAGAATATGTAAAAAACGAAGAGTTTAAACCTTTTCTTGAGCAAGCGTTAAAACTGGCAAGCAATTTTGATTTATTTTTCATCAAATGGATTCCAGATGGGCAAAATAAAGCAGCAGATGCATTAGCGCGTAAGGCAATTATTAAGGAAAAAAATTAA
- a CDS encoding zinc-finger domain-containing protein, whose protein sequence is MDKVTVMKDIDELHDMYCADCLVIKQLRKERGKPEAHRFCIEECTVGERLQFLGEELMKVYSK, encoded by the coding sequence ATGGATAAAGTGACGGTTATGAAAGATATTGATGAACTACATGATATGTACTGTGCTGATTGCTTAGTCATTAAGCAACTACGCAAAGAACGGGGCAAACCAGAAGCCCATCGTTTTTGTATTGAGGAATGTACAGTAGGGGAGCGACTACAATTTCTTGGTGAAGAGCTAATGAAAGTTTATAGCAAATAG